The following coding sequences lie in one Kryptolebias marmoratus isolate JLee-2015 linkage group LG5, ASM164957v2, whole genome shotgun sequence genomic window:
- the LOC108238685 gene encoding probable C-mannosyltransferase DPY19L4, whose product MTEVKCRKSETLRGGGEEEERQDEPETKREEEEEEGRVPGAGAADEDEDADLKEEESTRFQSSRHRSAAAGFLQVLVRGFFGFLAAVACGILYAAYLSAYHDRKFWFSTRQELERELSFQGGSGFYYHFYKRMLAAPSFQRGLYELLLDNRTVSGETMNAVERLFLYPEVISSFIYRAAGCQDYVEPIYFYIGTVLGLQAFCVTALFVCSWVMSGTWVSGMLAVSWYLINRQDTTRVDQAVPLRVNWALPYFSCQVAALTGFLSNNIGSAAEMFCYLTMSITTFTFLLLWELAHYVLFVQGLCLLLLDSLDLVPRRKTADIQKVYLSSLFLAYLFQFQNASLLSSPLLSLLIGSVLARYFQRRMKMGPLLARLMKLCLHFYLVFTTGITFTYLVKKVSPADESDFLLNFLEVKFGLNSTTDFVTNFLLCQDGLQTPGQDLFLRLTQASVLPFYVLVLSICLLSTLQTIYRRLSGQPITTDLRLEDGRVGEQPAVVYHVFHTLFFGFLTLLFDGMKYVWMPYVCVFTASGVCSPDLWMTVFRWLKLKSVHPVVLSLILSMAVPTIIAFSLWREFYPRVLAELADLQEFYEPDTVELISWIRSQAPAAAVFAGSPQLLGTLKLCAGSIVTSLPVYTDISLLRRTEETYQVYSMRSADDVYKRLTAQKANYVIVEESICNELTLRKNCRVKDLLDVSNQHVVYDRGQTYSFSKHGRFCQEVKMNYSPYTNYFTRVFWNRSFHVYRVNAVVSFQS is encoded by the exons ATGACTGAGGTAAAATGTCGGAAATCAGAAACtttgagaggaggaggagaagaagaagagcgacAGGATGAGCCGGAAACCAAAC gtgaggaggaggaggaggaggggagggtcCCCGGCGCTGGAGCcgctgatgaagatgaagatgctGATCTGAAAGAGGAAGAGTCGACCAGATTTCAGTCCTCCAGACACAGATCTGCAGCAG CCGGGTTCCTGCAGGTTCTGGTCAGAGGGTTCTTCGGGTTCCTGGCAGCGGTGGCTTGTGGGATTCTTTACGCTGCGTATCTGTCTGCGTATCACGACAGGAAGTTCTGGTTTTCTACCCGGCAG gagCTGGAGCGTGAGCTCTCCTTCCAGGGAGGAAGtggtttttattatcatttctaCAAACGGATGTTGGCGGCTCCGTCCTTTCAGAGAG GTCTTTACGAGCTGCTGCTGGATAACCGGACGGTTTCAGGAGAGACGATGAACGCCGTGGAGCGTTTGTTTCTGTACCCGGAGGTCATCAGCAGCTTCATCTACAGAGCGGCGGGCTGCCAG GATTACGTGGAACCCATCTACTTCTACATCGGGACGGTTCTGGGCCTGCAGGCATTCTGCGTCACCGccctgtttgtgtgcagctggGTGATGAGCGGAACCTGGGTGTCCGGGATGTTGGCCGTGTCCTGGTACCTGATCAACAG ACAGGACACCACCAGAGTGGACCAGGCGGTTCCTCTGCGGGTCAACTGGGCCCTGCCGTACTTCTCCTGCCAGGTGGCAGCTCTGACTGGGTTCCTGAGCAACAACATCGGTTCTGCTGCTGAG ATGTTCTGCTACCTCACCATGAGCATCACCACcttcaccttcctcctcctctgggaACTCGCTCACTACGTGCTCTTCGTCCAGGGCCTCTGTTTGCTCCTGCTGGACTCTTTGGACCTGGTACCGCGACGGAAG ACAGCCGACATCCAGAAGGTTTACCTGAGCTCCTTGTTCCTGGCCTACCTGTTCCAGTTTCAGAACGCCTCGCTGCTCAGCTCGCCTCTGCTCAGCCTCCTGATTGGCTCAGTGCTCGCGAGGTACTTCCAG CGGAGGATGAAGATGGGTCCTCTGCTGGCCCGGCTGATGAAGCTCTGCCTGCACTTCTACCTGGTCTTCACCACCGGGATCACCTTCACTTACTTGGTCAAG aaaGTGTCCCCTGCAGACGAGAGCGACTTCCTGCTCAACTTCCTGGAAGTCAAGTTTGGACTCAACTCAACAAC aGACTTTGTCACCAACTTCCTGCTGTGTCAGGACGGGCTCCAAACGCCGGGTCAGGACCTGTTCCTGCGGCTGACCCAGGCCTCGGTTCTGCCCTTCTACGTCCTGGTGCTGTCCATCTGTCTTCTGTCCACCCTGCAGACCATCTACAGGAGACTCAG CGGTCAGCCGATCACCACCGACCTCAGGCTTGAAGACGGGCGGGTCGGAGAGCAGCCGGCGGTCGTTTATCACGTCTTCCACACGTTGTTCTTCGGGTTCCTGACGCTCCTGTTTGACGG GATGAAGTACGTGTGGATGCCGTACGTCTGCGTGTTCACAGCGTCCGGAGTGTGTTCTCCTGACCTGTGGATGACCGTCTTCAGATGGCTCAAACTCAAGTCGGTCCATCCTGTGGTTCTG TCCCTGATTCTGAGCATGGCCGTCCCAACCATCATCGCCTTCAGTTTGTGGAGAGAG TTCTACCCTCGGGTCTTGGCGGAGCTGGCGGACCTGCAGGAGTTCTACGAGCCGGACACGGTGGAGCTGATCAGCTGGATCAG GTCTCAGGCTCCAGCTGCGGCCGTGTTCGCCGGCAGCCCTCAGCTGCTGGGAACGCTGAAACTCTGCGCCGGTTCCATCGTGACCAGTTTACCGGTTTACACCGACATCAGCCTGCTGAGGAGGACCGAAGAG ACCTACCAGGTGTACTCCATGCGGTCTGCGGACGACGTCTACAAACGTCTGACGGCTCAGAAAGCGAACTACGTGATCGTGGAGGAGTCAATCTGCAACGAGCTGACTCTGAGGAAGAACTGCAGAGTCAAAGATCTGCTCGACGTTTCCAACCAACAC GTGGTCTACGACAGAGGACAGACATACTCGTTCTCCAAACACGGACGCTTTTGTCAGGAGGTAAAGATGAACTACTCGCCGTACACCAACTACTTCACCCGGGTCTTCTGGAACCGCTCGTTTCACGTGTACCGAGTGAACGCCGTCGTCTCGTTCCAGTCCTGA